In Streptomyces asoensis, a single genomic region encodes these proteins:
- a CDS encoding GntR family transcriptional regulator: MAEQLAGLADDRALLGRTSTAERVSDILRSRIAEGYFPPGTRLSEDSIGGALGVSRNTLREAFRLLTHERLLVHELNRGVFVRILTVEDVEDIYRTRTLVECAVVRGLGEPPYALEGLRASVAEGERATVENDWKELGTANFHFHRELVALAGSARTDELMRSVFAELRLAFHVVDEPRSLHEPYLRRNRQILQALEAGDGAEAERLLTGYLADSSARVVEVYRRRVAEERAL, encoded by the coding sequence ATGGCAGAGCAGCTGGCGGGACTGGCCGACGACCGGGCCCTCCTGGGCCGTACGAGCACGGCCGAACGGGTTTCGGACATCCTCAGGAGCCGTATCGCCGAGGGCTACTTCCCGCCCGGGACCCGGCTGTCCGAGGACAGCATCGGCGGAGCGCTCGGGGTCTCCCGCAACACGCTGAGGGAGGCGTTCCGGCTGCTCACCCATGAGCGCCTGCTCGTCCACGAGCTCAACAGGGGGGTCTTCGTCCGGATCCTGACCGTCGAGGACGTCGAGGACATCTACCGCACGCGGACCCTCGTCGAGTGCGCCGTCGTGCGCGGCCTGGGGGAGCCGCCGTACGCCCTGGAGGGCCTGCGGGCGAGCGTCGCCGAGGGCGAGCGGGCGACCGTCGAGAACGACTGGAAAGAGCTGGGCACCGCCAACTTCCACTTCCACCGCGAGCTGGTCGCCCTGGCGGGCAGCGCCCGCACCGACGAGCTGATGCGCAGTGTCTTCGCCGAGCTGCGCCTCGCCTTCCACGTCGTCGACGAGCCGCGCTCGCTCCACGAGCCCTACCTGCGGCGCAACCGCCAGATCCTCCAGGCGCTCGAGGCGGGGGACGGGGCGGAGGCGGAGCGGCTGCTCACGGGATACCTCGCCGACTCCTCGGCCCGGGTGGTCGAGGTGTACCGGCGGAGGGTGGCGGAGGAACGCGCCCTCTGA
- a CDS encoding nitrate- and nitrite sensing domain-containing protein — MRFRGKSIRRKIVALLLVPLVSLTAVWGFATVLTGREASRLFTVSSLVEKVGYPIEDTVRVVQQERRQTLVYLADPRAADALTALRRTRTATDKAFAEIRRNAQDPDVREVLDQDDGEGLTAVLDAFDGIDSLRRGVEERTVTRAQALDLYTQLIDPCYELLAKMDVVDSVEMDKQYRALVSVARARELVSREDALLGSALVVGRLSREEIRDVSDLEAQREVVYEISLAQLPGAERERYETFWKNATTAPLRTVERAVVATTPGGMPKGVSARNWDTAAGNVLEELGTLDEQANDRYQDRVRPIATEVIVKAVVAGVFGLVALLVSLVLSVRIGRGLIRDLRQLRLEAHEASGVRLPSVMRRLSAGEQVDVETEVPRLEYDKNEMGEVGQALNTLQRAAVEAAVKQAELRSGVSEVFVNLARRSQVLLHKQLTLLDTMERRTEDTEELADLFRLDHLTTRMRRHAEGLVILSGAAPSRQWRRPVQLMDIVRAAVAEVEDYERIEVRRLPRLAATGPAVADLTHLVAELLENATVFSPPHTAVQVFGERVANGFTLEIHDRGLGMAPEALLEANLRLAETPEFELSDTDRLGLFVVSRLAQRQNVRVSLQPSPYGGTTAIVFIPEALLTDDVPDTNGVGFRLDRPRPPKESESAESRRAALSPASAQLPGVPASLLDGPVELEAPVDLDVLAGFPATLDEDDDHGALFRPRHSLVRAGDEPATSAADQHHRPADGAGQPLGPLADGPAGSGPLPPGRHLPKLVSSHGRPVPDQRPRRAGTEPEGPARPGPRRVEADGPAPLPSRRRGTSAQIPRAADAAERPGRGTDGPSQPPTLPQRTRQATARPGGPDGTPAGADTPPAGTAPDRTGAAPRSTGPGGGARARDAAPQDTGAGTGALPRRVRQANLAPQLRQGPAPRTEDRTDPADRDADEVRSRMASLQRGWQRGRTENAAGDDAHSGTAPQGTTKGDGR; from the coding sequence ATGCGCTTTCGCGGGAAGTCGATCCGCCGGAAGATCGTGGCGCTGCTTCTCGTGCCGCTGGTGTCCCTGACCGCCGTCTGGGGCTTCGCCACGGTACTCACGGGACGCGAGGCGAGCCGCCTGTTCACCGTGTCCTCCCTGGTGGAGAAGGTCGGTTACCCGATCGAGGACACCGTCCGGGTCGTTCAGCAGGAACGCCGCCAGACCCTCGTCTACCTCGCCGACCCGCGTGCCGCCGACGCGCTGACCGCGCTGCGCCGCACCAGGACGGCCACCGACAAGGCGTTCGCCGAGATCCGCCGCAACGCCCAGGACCCCGACGTCCGGGAGGTCCTGGACCAGGACGACGGCGAGGGACTGACCGCGGTGCTCGACGCCTTCGACGGCATCGACTCCCTGCGCCGCGGAGTCGAGGAACGCACCGTCACCCGCGCACAGGCCCTCGACCTCTACACCCAGCTGATCGACCCGTGTTACGAACTGCTGGCCAAGATGGACGTCGTCGACAGCGTGGAGATGGACAAGCAGTACCGGGCGCTCGTCAGCGTCGCCCGCGCGCGTGAACTGGTCTCCCGCGAGGACGCGCTGCTCGGCTCCGCCCTCGTCGTCGGCCGGCTCAGCCGCGAGGAGATCCGCGACGTCTCCGACCTCGAGGCCCAGCGGGAAGTGGTGTACGAGATCAGCCTCGCCCAGCTGCCCGGGGCGGAGCGCGAGCGCTACGAGACGTTCTGGAAGAACGCCACGACCGCCCCGCTGCGCACCGTCGAGCGCGCCGTCGTCGCCACCACCCCCGGCGGTATGCCCAAGGGCGTCAGCGCCCGCAACTGGGACACCGCCGCCGGGAACGTCCTGGAGGAGCTCGGCACCCTCGACGAGCAGGCCAACGACCGCTACCAGGACCGCGTCCGCCCGATCGCGACGGAGGTCATCGTCAAGGCGGTCGTCGCCGGGGTCTTCGGACTGGTCGCCCTGCTGGTCTCGCTCGTCCTGTCCGTGCGGATCGGCCGCGGCCTGATCCGCGACCTGCGCCAGCTGAGGCTGGAGGCCCACGAGGCGTCCGGGGTGCGGCTGCCCAGCGTGATGCGCCGGCTGTCCGCGGGCGAACAGGTCGACGTCGAGACCGAGGTACCGCGCCTGGAGTACGACAAGAACGAGATGGGCGAGGTCGGCCAGGCCCTCAACACCCTCCAGCGCGCGGCGGTCGAGGCAGCCGTCAAGCAGGCGGAACTGCGCTCCGGCGTCTCCGAGGTCTTCGTCAACCTCGCCCGCCGCAGCCAGGTGCTGCTCCACAAGCAGCTGACCCTGCTCGACACCATGGAGCGCCGCACCGAGGACACCGAGGAACTCGCGGACCTCTTCCGTCTCGACCACCTCACCACCCGCATGCGCCGGCACGCCGAAGGCCTGGTGATCCTCTCGGGCGCCGCCCCCTCCCGCCAGTGGCGCAGGCCCGTGCAGCTCATGGACATCGTGCGCGCCGCGGTCGCCGAGGTCGAGGACTACGAACGCATCGAGGTCCGCCGGCTGCCCCGTCTCGCCGCCACCGGCCCGGCCGTCGCCGACCTCACCCACCTGGTGGCCGAACTCCTGGAGAACGCCACCGTGTTCTCCCCGCCGCACACCGCGGTCCAGGTCTTCGGCGAGCGGGTCGCCAACGGTTTCACCCTGGAGATCCACGACCGCGGCCTCGGCATGGCGCCCGAAGCGCTGCTCGAGGCCAACCTCCGGCTGGCCGAGACACCCGAGTTCGAGCTGTCCGACACCGACCGCCTCGGGCTGTTCGTGGTCAGCCGGCTCGCCCAGCGGCAGAACGTCCGCGTCTCCCTCCAGCCCTCGCCCTACGGCGGGACGACGGCGATCGTCTTCATCCCCGAGGCGCTGCTGACCGACGACGTCCCGGACACCAACGGGGTCGGCTTCCGCCTCGACCGCCCGCGGCCCCCGAAGGAGTCCGAGTCCGCGGAGAGCCGCCGGGCCGCGCTCTCGCCGGCCTCGGCGCAGCTTCCCGGCGTGCCCGCCTCGCTGCTCGACGGCCCGGTCGAGCTGGAGGCCCCCGTAGACCTGGACGTCCTGGCCGGCTTCCCGGCCACGCTGGACGAGGACGACGACCACGGTGCCCTGTTCCGGCCGCGGCACTCCCTCGTCCGTGCCGGGGACGAGCCGGCGACGAGCGCGGCCGACCAGCACCACAGGCCGGCCGACGGCGCCGGCCAACCCCTCGGTCCCCTGGCCGACGGCCCGGCCGGCTCCGGGCCGCTGCCGCCCGGTCGTCATCTGCCCAAGCTGGTCAGCTCGCACGGCCGTCCGGTCCCCGACCAGCGCCCCCGGCGCGCCGGGACCGAACCGGAAGGCCCGGCCCGGCCCGGCCCCCGGCGGGTGGAGGCCGACGGCCCGGCGCCCCTGCCGTCGCGCCGCCGTGGCACGTCGGCACAGATCCCCCGGGCCGCGGACGCCGCCGAGCGTCCCGGCCGCGGCACGGACGGGCCTTCCCAGCCCCCGACGCTTCCCCAGCGCACGCGGCAGGCCACGGCCCGGCCCGGCGGTCCCGACGGCACGCCCGCGGGCGCGGACACCCCGCCCGCCGGCACCGCCCCGGACCGGACGGGCGCCGCCCCGCGGAGCACCGGCCCGGGCGGCGGCGCCCGGGCCCGGGACGCCGCCCCCCAGGACACCGGCGCCGGTACGGGCGCGCTGCCCCGGCGGGTACGCCAGGCGAACCTGGCCCCCCAGCTGAGGCAGGGCCCCGCCCCGCGCACCGAGGACCGCACGGATCCCGCGGACCGGGACGCCGACGAGGTACGCAGCCGTATGGCCTCGCTCCAGCGCGGCTGGCAGCGCGGCCGTACCGAGAACGCCGCGGGCGATGACGCCCACAGCGGCACAGCACCACAGGGAACGACAAAGGGGGACGGTCGATGA
- a CDS encoding roadblock/LC7 domain-containing protein has product MTAPKATDHSTTGNGELNWLLDELVDRVASIRKAVVLSGDGLPTGVSKDLSREDGEHLAAVASGFHSLAKGVGRHFEAGSVRQTVVELDEAFLFVTAAGDGSCLAVLSDADSDVGLVAYEMTLLVKRVGVHLGSTPRSDLPSGG; this is encoded by the coding sequence ATGACCGCACCGAAGGCGACCGACCACAGCACCACCGGCAACGGCGAGCTGAACTGGCTCCTCGACGAACTCGTCGACCGCGTCGCCAGCATCCGCAAGGCCGTCGTCCTCTCCGGCGACGGCCTGCCGACGGGCGTGTCCAAAGACCTGTCCCGGGAGGACGGCGAACACCTGGCCGCCGTGGCCTCCGGCTTCCACAGCCTGGCCAAGGGCGTCGGCCGTCACTTCGAGGCGGGCAGCGTCCGCCAGACCGTCGTCGAGCTCGACGAGGCCTTCCTGTTCGTCACCGCGGCCGGCGACGGCAGCTGCCTGGCCGTCCTGTCGGACGCCGACTCGGACGTGGGCCTCGTGGCGTACGAGATGACGCTGCTCGTCAAGCGCGTCGGCGTGCACCTGGGCTCCACCCCACGCTCCGATCTGCCCTCGGGCGGGTAG
- a CDS encoding DUF742 domain-containing protein, with product MSTDGQGRSHWFDDEAGPVVRPYAMTRGRTTSAVQHRLDLIALVVAEPHAEDAETDPSLSPEHVDIVALCLVAPQSVAELAAGLDLPIGVVRVLVGDLVDTEFVHVNRPVPPAELPDESILRDVISGLRAL from the coding sequence ATGAGCACAGACGGTCAGGGAAGAAGTCACTGGTTCGACGACGAGGCAGGACCGGTCGTCCGTCCGTACGCCATGACACGCGGCCGCACCACCAGTGCGGTCCAGCACCGCCTCGACCTGATCGCGCTGGTCGTCGCCGAGCCCCACGCCGAGGACGCGGAGACCGATCCCTCGCTGTCCCCGGAGCACGTGGACATCGTCGCCCTGTGCCTGGTGGCGCCCCAGTCGGTCGCCGAACTCGCCGCCGGACTCGACCTCCCCATCGGGGTGGTCCGGGTCCTCGTCGGTGACCTCGTGGACACCGAGTTCGTCCATGTGAACCGTCCGGTGCCTCCCGCGGAGCTGCCGGACGAGAGCATCCTGCGCGATGTGATCAGCGGCCTGCGGGCGCTGTGA
- a CDS encoding GTP-binding protein: MIFGRSERGKPPVEPVTLKILVAGGFGVGKTTLVGAVSEIKPLRTEEYLTEAGRPVDDTTGVEGKHTTTVAMDFGRITLREDLVLYLFGTPGQERFWFMWDELSEGALGAVVLADTRRLEDCFAAVDYFERRSIPFLVAVNCFEGAARYPEEDVRGALDLDDGVPVMLCDARDRISVRDVLVGVVQHAMDFGAERRRAVTT; the protein is encoded by the coding sequence ATGATCTTCGGGCGTTCTGAGCGCGGCAAGCCCCCGGTCGAGCCCGTCACGCTCAAGATCCTGGTGGCCGGCGGTTTCGGCGTGGGCAAGACGACCCTCGTCGGGGCCGTGAGCGAGATCAAGCCGCTGCGTACCGAGGAGTACCTCACCGAGGCCGGCCGCCCGGTAGACGACACGACCGGCGTGGAGGGCAAGCACACCACCACCGTCGCCATGGACTTCGGGCGCATCACCCTGCGCGAGGACCTGGTGCTCTACCTGTTCGGGACGCCCGGCCAGGAGCGCTTCTGGTTCATGTGGGACGAGCTCTCGGAAGGCGCGCTCGGCGCGGTCGTCCTCGCCGACACCCGGCGGCTCGAGGACTGCTTCGCCGCCGTCGACTACTTCGAACGGCGCTCCATCCCCTTCCTCGTCGCCGTCAACTGCTTCGAGGGCGCCGCCCGTTACCCGGAGGAGGACGTGCGCGGGGCGCTCGACCTCGACGACGGCGTGCCGGTCATGCTGTGCGACGCACGCGACCGCATCTCGGTCAGGGACGTCCTGGTCGGCGTGGTCCAGCACGCCATGGATTTCGGGGCCGAACGCCGCCGGGCGGTCACCACCTGA
- a CDS encoding GGDEF domain-containing protein yields MHSWTDTLRFAFQPVVNLATKGVAGLEILARPEAGDVLAQARRDPELDGRLAVLALRAAVRRETLLPLHVNVFAGTLADLGGLAPLHDVVREAGRLPWEVTLDVVPPYTHVPQPALLEALAVLRGQGFRISADGVGDGDAPLRLLVDIAPDLIKLDASLLARPAAVRAMRTLCDELGALLVVEGVETELQCAAAVSAGAQLAQGALFAPPSRLPAADVYVPPLGPATGPPPRSGPSVREFVRPAALLPATASAGRVRALLTGSPEVTGVLLVDRAGTPVRSVHRSRFLLSMSGRYGHALYADRPAVRLGDPPRTVGVDATAWEVLDVVAVGDRDRTSDDVAVVDHDGRCVGVVRLADLVRALAESRVEEAVGLNPLTRLPGSDTITAEVDRRIAEGRAFALSWLDIDHFKQVNDGAGFAAGDELIRSVGRALLTTAGDARVGHIGGDDFLVLADPEVLEPLAVEVLDAPWSAGGNPVTLSLATVLCRPGSVADHRQAAACLAPLKKAAKALPGASWVVGHAGAAGHHVRRGSSPLAPAGPEPMGAVGAQPGVG; encoded by the coding sequence GTGCACTCCTGGACGGACACTCTCCGCTTCGCTTTCCAGCCGGTGGTCAACCTGGCCACCAAAGGAGTCGCCGGGCTGGAGATACTCGCCCGCCCGGAAGCCGGCGACGTCCTGGCGCAGGCCCGCCGTGACCCCGAGCTGGACGGGCGGCTCGCCGTCCTGGCCCTGCGCGCGGCCGTCCGCAGGGAGACTCTGTTGCCCCTGCACGTGAACGTCTTCGCGGGCACGCTCGCCGACCTGGGCGGACTCGCCCCGCTGCACGACGTGGTGCGGGAGGCGGGGCGGCTGCCGTGGGAGGTGACGCTCGACGTCGTCCCGCCCTACACGCACGTTCCTCAGCCCGCGCTGCTGGAGGCACTGGCGGTGCTGCGCGGGCAGGGCTTCCGGATCAGCGCGGACGGGGTCGGCGACGGGGACGCGCCGTTGCGGCTGCTCGTCGACATCGCGCCGGACCTGATCAAACTGGACGCGTCGCTTCTGGCGCGGCCCGCCGCGGTGCGCGCGATGCGGACCCTGTGCGACGAACTGGGCGCCTTGCTGGTCGTCGAGGGCGTGGAGACCGAGCTCCAGTGCGCGGCCGCGGTCTCGGCCGGGGCGCAGCTGGCCCAGGGCGCCCTCTTCGCGCCGCCGAGCCGGCTGCCCGCCGCCGACGTGTACGTTCCGCCGCTCGGGCCCGCCACGGGCCCGCCACCGCGGTCGGGGCCGTCCGTGCGGGAGTTCGTCCGGCCGGCCGCACTGCTGCCGGCGACCGCCTCCGCGGGCCGCGTGCGGGCGCTGCTGACCGGATCGCCGGAGGTGACCGGGGTCCTGCTCGTGGACCGTGCGGGAACCCCCGTGCGGTCCGTGCACCGGTCGCGCTTCCTGCTGTCGATGTCCGGCCGCTACGGCCACGCCCTGTACGCCGACCGCCCCGCGGTCAGGCTCGGTGATCCACCGCGGACGGTCGGTGTCGACGCGACCGCCTGGGAGGTGCTGGACGTGGTCGCGGTCGGCGACCGGGACCGCACCTCCGACGACGTGGCGGTCGTCGACCACGACGGGCGGTGCGTGGGCGTGGTCCGGCTGGCGGACCTGGTGCGGGCGCTGGCCGAGAGCCGCGTCGAGGAAGCGGTCGGACTGAATCCGCTGACCCGGCTGCCCGGTTCGGACACGATCACCGCGGAGGTGGACCGGCGGATCGCCGAGGGACGCGCGTTCGCGCTGAGCTGGCTGGACATCGACCACTTCAAGCAGGTCAACGACGGAGCCGGGTTCGCGGCGGGTGACGAGCTGATCCGGTCCGTGGGGCGGGCGCTGCTGACGACGGCGGGCGACGCGCGCGTGGGTCACATCGGCGGGGACGACTTCCTGGTGCTGGCCGATCCGGAGGTCCTGGAGCCGCTGGCGGTCGAGGTGCTGGACGCACCCTGGTCGGCGGGCGGGAACCCGGTGACGCTGTCGCTGGCCACGGTCCTGTGCCGGCCGGGCAGCGTGGCCGATCACCGCCAGGCGGCAGCCTGTCTGGCGCCCCTGAAGAAGGCCGCCAAGGCGCTGCCCGGCGCGAGCTGGGTGGTCGGGCACGCGGGAGCGGCGGGGCACCATGTCCGGCGCGGGTCATCGCCCCTGGCGCCTGCCGGGCCGGAGCCGATGGGCGCGGTCGGGGCGCAGCCGGGTGTGGGCTGA
- a CDS encoding lipid-transfer protein, with the protein MTAEVAVLGAGMHPWGKWGRSFVEYGVAAARAALVDAGVDWRDVDAIVGADTVRGGYPGYVAGATFARALGWQGARVTSVYAACASGAQAIGAARAQILAGLADVVLVVGADAAPKGFFRPAGGDRPDDPDWLRFRVLGATNPTYFGLYARRRMAVHGDTPEDFAQVKVKNSAMGALNPNARYRKRVTAQEVAASAVVADPLRLLDICATSDGGAALVLSSLDFARRHGVARPVRISAVSTVSPRYPTTVLDLPDIATDSAAAVEPAGEPFRASIAHAAYEEAGVGPDDLSLAEVYDLSTALELQWYEDLGLCAEGEAAKLLREGATAPGGRIPVNPSGGLSSFGEAVPAQAIAQVCEVTWQLRGQAGERQVAGARVAVTANQGLFGHGSAVVAVR; encoded by the coding sequence ATGACGGCAGAGGTGGCGGTGCTGGGCGCCGGGATGCACCCCTGGGGCAAGTGGGGACGGAGTTTCGTGGAGTACGGCGTCGCGGCGGCCCGCGCGGCTCTCGTGGACGCCGGCGTGGACTGGCGGGACGTCGACGCGATCGTGGGCGCGGACACGGTCCGTGGCGGCTATCCGGGCTACGTGGCCGGGGCGACGTTCGCCAGGGCCCTGGGCTGGCAGGGCGCCCGCGTCACGAGCGTCTACGCGGCGTGCGCGTCGGGCGCCCAGGCGATCGGCGCCGCCCGGGCGCAGATCCTCGCGGGACTGGCGGACGTGGTGCTCGTGGTGGGCGCCGACGCCGCCCCCAAGGGCTTCTTCCGGCCCGCGGGCGGGGACCGGCCGGACGACCCGGACTGGCTGCGGTTCCGGGTGCTCGGCGCGACCAACCCGACGTACTTCGGGCTGTACGCGCGCAGGCGCATGGCCGTGCACGGGGACACTCCGGAGGACTTCGCCCAGGTCAAGGTGAAAAACTCCGCGATGGGCGCGCTGAATCCGAACGCCCGCTACCGCAAGCGCGTCACGGCGCAGGAGGTCGCGGCATCCGCCGTGGTGGCCGACCCGCTGCGCCTGCTGGACATCTGCGCGACCTCCGACGGCGGGGCCGCCCTGGTGCTGTCCAGCCTGGACTTCGCCCGTCGGCACGGGGTGGCGCGGCCGGTGCGGATCAGCGCCGTGTCCACCGTGTCGCCCCGCTACCCCACCACCGTGCTGGATCTGCCGGACATCGCGACCGATTCCGCGGCGGCGGTGGAGCCTGCCGGTGAACCCTTCCGGGCCTCGATCGCGCACGCCGCCTACGAGGAGGCGGGCGTCGGGCCCGACGACCTGTCCCTCGCCGAGGTCTACGACCTGTCCACCGCGCTGGAGTTGCAGTGGTACGAGGACCTCGGCCTGTGCGCGGAGGGCGAGGCCGCCAAGCTGCTGCGGGAGGGTGCGACGGCACCGGGCGGCCGGATACCGGTGAACCCCAGCGGCGGTCTGTCCTCCTTCGGGGAGGCGGTGCCCGCACAGGCGATCGCCCAGGTCTGCGAGGTCACCTGGCAGCTGCGGGGACAGGCGGGCGAACGGCAGGTCGCGGGCGCGCGCGTGGCCGTCACCGCGAACCAGGGCCTGTTCGGGCACGGTTCGGCGGTGGTCGCGGTGCGGTGA
- a CDS encoding Zn-ribbon domain-containing OB-fold protein translates to MVEGWFTGDGDDFRLLGTRCSACGSVFFPREDTFCRNPGCQGGALAEVPLSRRGRVWSYTDSRYRPPSPYVTEPELPWEPYTLIAVELAAERIVVLGQAVPGITVADLAVGMEVEAVPGVLHEDARTTWTTWRWRPTGVTR, encoded by the coding sequence GTGGTCGAGGGGTGGTTCACCGGGGACGGGGACGACTTCAGGCTGCTCGGCACACGCTGCTCGGCGTGCGGGTCGGTCTTCTTCCCGCGCGAGGACACCTTCTGCCGCAATCCCGGCTGCCAGGGGGGCGCCCTGGCGGAGGTCCCGCTCTCGCGGCGGGGGCGCGTCTGGTCGTACACGGACAGCAGGTACCGCCCTCCGTCACCCTACGTGACCGAGCCGGAACTTCCGTGGGAGCCGTACACGTTGATCGCTGTGGAGCTGGCCGCCGAGCGGATCGTGGTGCTCGGGCAGGCGGTTCCCGGCATCACCGTCGCCGATCTGGCGGTGGGCATGGAGGTCGAGGCCGTCCCGGGCGTGCTCCACGAGGACGCGCGGACGACCTGGACGACCTGGCGATGGCGGCCGACGGGGGTGACGCGATGA
- a CDS encoding NUDIX domain-containing protein has protein sequence MSESLHPTSNSAPDSHCSSCGAPYGEGVTGWPRTCPACATVAYRNPLPVAVALQPVYDTKGTALVVITRTIAPARGGVALPGGFIDDREDWRQAVVRELREETGIEAAAREVRLADAMSSPDGHLLLFGLLPERPADRLPVTAPTDETEGWHLLHRPEELAFPLHTHAVRAFFEGRYI, from the coding sequence GTGTCCGAATCTCTGCACCCCACTTCGAACTCCGCGCCCGACTCCCACTGTTCGAGTTGCGGAGCGCCCTACGGGGAGGGCGTCACCGGCTGGCCCCGCACCTGTCCGGCGTGCGCCACCGTGGCCTACCGCAACCCGCTGCCGGTCGCCGTCGCCCTTCAGCCCGTGTACGACACCAAGGGCACCGCACTGGTCGTCATCACCCGGACCATCGCCCCCGCGCGCGGAGGCGTCGCACTGCCCGGCGGCTTCATCGACGACCGCGAGGACTGGCGCCAGGCCGTGGTCCGCGAGCTCAGGGAGGAGACCGGCATCGAAGCGGCCGCCCGCGAGGTACGGCTCGCCGACGCCATGAGCTCCCCCGACGGCCATCTGCTGCTCTTCGGGCTCCTGCCGGAACGGCCCGCGGACCGTCTCCCCGTGACCGCCCCCACGGACGAGACCGAGGGCTGGCACCTCCTGCACCGGCCGGAGGAACTCGCCTTCCCCCTGCACACGCACGCGGTGCGGGCGTTCTTCGAGGGCCGCTACATCTGA